Sequence from the Chitinophagaceae bacterium genome:
TAGATATTTTTCGTGGTTGTTGTATCAGGTATTTATAAATATTATCCCAAGAACATGTAGTATCTATATTTTCAGAATATTGGTCTGTGAAAAATATTTTTTTCACAGAAGGGATAGTATTTGTTTCTAATAACAATGGTTGTGATGTTATAAGATAGGAATAATTTAAATCGTATATTTTTTGTAAATTATGTATATTTATGCTATCATTTTCAAAATCTATTTTTGTGTCTTTTTCTGATTCTGTTATGTCATAATAATAGTCATAGAATTTTATACCTATTGCTTTTATTATTTCTAAAACTATTGATATTATATTAATATGAGTATTTTCTGTTTCATTTGTTTTTTGAATATTATATTCTAATCTTGTTGTGTGCTTATCTATAAGGAATACTATTTCGAATTCTTCATTATCAGATATTTTTAATATATTAATTAGTGCTTTATCAACAAAGTTAGGTATATTTGTATAATAAGGGTTATTATTTTCTTTAGATACAATAGTATCTATGGTAATAAATATTATTTTTTTCAATGTTTTTAAATAAAAAAAGAGAGGTTAAGAGTTGTTCTATTTTTAAATGATTTATTACAAAATTATATTATTATTTTATTCTTTCTTTTTATCTACTTTATTAGTTTTGCCAGATATAGAATCTCGCATTGCAGTATCGGACTTCATGTTTTCCATTCTATAGTAGTCCATAATTCCTAAGTTTCCTGATCTAAAAGATTCTGCTATTGCTAAAGGGACTTCGGATTCTGCTTCTATAACTTTTGCTCTTGCTTCTTGTGCTTTTGCAATCATTTCTTGTTCTAATGCTACTGCCATAGCTCTTCTTTCTTCTGCTCTTGCTTCTGCTATTTTTAGGTCTGCTGTAGCTTGGTCTATTTGAAGTTTTGCACCTATATTTGCGCCTACATCTACGTCTGCAATATCTATAGATAATATTTCAAATGCAGTTCCCGCGTCTAATCCTCTAGACAAAACTAATTTTGATATTTTATCTGGGTTTTCTAATACTTCTTTATGACTCTTTGCGGATCCTATTGAGGTTACTATTCCTTCTCCGACTCTTGCTAATACTGTTTCTTCTCCTGCTCCTCCTACTAATTGGGATATATTAGCACGTACTGTTACTCTTGCTTTCGCTATTAATTGAATACCGTCTTTAGCGACAGCTGCCACAGATGGGGTATCAATAACTTTAGGGTTTACAGATATTTGAACTGCTTCAAAAACATCTCTTCCTGCTAAATCTATTGCGGTTGCTTGTTTAAATGTAAGATTTATATTTGCTTTATCTGCAGATATTAATGCTCTGATAATTTGAGGAACATTTCCGCCAGCTAAATAATGTGTTTCTAGATCTGTAGTTTTAAGCGGTCTGCGTTTTGTACTTCCTTCGGAATCCAAAACTAATATTCCGGCTTTTGTTGCTGTAATTAATGAATTTACTATAATACTTGGTGGTACTTTTCGTATTCTCATAAGAATAAGATCTAATAAACTCACTCTTACATTTGAAAATATAGCTGTGATCCATAGGTTTAATGGTACAAAATAAATAAGCGTAAAAAAGCCTATTATACATGCAAATAATAAAATTAATGCTTCCATGATTTAATATTTAATTTAGTAGGTTATTATTTTTTTAATGGTAAAACTCAAATTAATATTTTTTTTATATTTTTCACATATTATTTTTTTATACTTGATGTTTCTATTTATATTTGCAGTTTTGTTTGTAATAAGATTTAATTTTTGAAAATTTGTTTTACTGTTTTTTTTATTTTTTTAGTAGAAACACAAATGTTTATACTATAGTATGTATTTATTGTGTCTATTGTTAATTTTATTTCATTTTTAGAATAGTACATTTCGTTTTTTTGCGTTAGTGGGTTTTTAAAACCAAAAGCTTTTTACCAGTACCAACGTTTATTAATTCTCAATTGTTTCTATTCACTACCCACACACTAAGGCAAAATCTACGTTATGACCCGTTCTTTATTCTATGTTCATTGATTTTTCAATATCTGCAAATGGAATAACTGTCTTTACACCGTAGTCAGCTACGGGCCATGATTGAAAAATCGTAATGATGTCTAAACCAAGTTCTTTAACTGCATTGTAAAGTCCGGCTTGCCTTCCACTTGCTTTTTTAATTACCCCTTCTTTTGCTATCCAAACTAAGTCGTCTTGAAATAATATTTTTTCTGTTGGAAAATAGTAAATTACTAACATTACGCAAAAGCAAAAATATAATAAAAATTCATCTCTTTACCATTTGAGTCCACCTTGAAGGTTCTCTTTTGATAAGTTTATAACTTTGTAAAATTTGATTATCAATAGTTTTGAAACTAGATATTTTTGTAAAAAAGACTTTTCGTAGTGGGATCACATTTCAAATGTTAAAATATTTTTTTTGAATATAATTTTTGCGTAATGTGAGTTATAATATAGATATTTGTTTTTTTATGTTTTATTCTAATTTTTCTTTTATTTTAGGAAAAGATATCGTTTTTTTATTTACAAAATAAGTTTTTTTGGTTGCAATCCTGTCGGTGTTATCTTTTGTATCAAATCGGTTGAGGTCGTTGGAAATAATATTTTTATTTATATGTATAGATGGGGTTTTATTTGGAGTAGAATTTTTTTGTTTTTGGGTATCTTTTATAAAGAAAAAATCTGTTACTTTTTGGAGTTCTTTTTGAAGATGTTGTTTATCTTTTATAGATACTTTCCCTATCGTTTTCCAATTCCGTTGAAATGTTTTTACTTGCTCTATGGTTTCTTTATTTTTTCCCTTCTTTTGAATATGTTTTATTTGTTCTATTATTTCTTTATATTTTTTTTTGTTTTCATAAAATGTTCTTGATAATGTTGCATTGTATTCTTTTTTTTGTGTGTAATATGCTTTTAGAAGAGAGAGAAACCTTCTATCATATTCTGCATTGATATATGGAAAGGTATCTCCTTTTTTTATCCATCTTTCGCGGATATCTTTTAGGTTCTTCTGAATGTGTTTTATATCATTTTGATGGTCTATGAGTGTTGATAATTCTTGAATAAGTGCTTCTTTTGCTTCTTTATTTTTTTCTTTATTTATAGAGATAATTTCTTTTAAATATTTTTCTAATAGTTCTATTTTTTCGTACACTCTGATAAAATCACCCAATCCTTTATATTTTTGGATAGATTCTTTTATATGTATTAGCTGTAGGAGATAGGATCCTTTATTAGTAGCTTCTGATATTTTTTTTTCTATTATATTTATTTTTTCAGATAAAACATCGTACTTTTTTGTGAAGTATTGTATTGCTTCTTCTTCTGTTGTTTTTACTATCCCTATTTGAATTTCTTCGTGGTGCAGAAACGCATGTCTAAATACTTTTCCATCTTTGGTATATCCGTATTTGTGTTTCATTATTTTATATAATGGTTTATATTTATTTTTTTATAGTTTATTCTTTTCCTGTATTTCTTCCGTATGGTGAAAGTGCTTGTATGAGTTTTCTTATAGGGATTGATTGTAACCATACTTTTCCGGTGCCTTTCAAGGTAGCTAAGAAGAGACCTTCTCCTCCAAAAAGCATGGATTGGAGGCCGCCAGCTACTTGAACATCAAAATCAATAGAGCTTTCAAAAGCTACTACACAACCTGTGTCTATTCTTAGTACTTCGTTATTTAGTTTTTTTTCTATAACTGTTCCTCCTGCGTGAACGAAAGCCATTCCATCTCCTGATAGTTTTTGAAGGATGAATCCTTCTCCACCTACTAATCCTGAACCAATTTTTTTATTAAATACCATGGATAGTTTAGTTCCTAAAGCGGCGCAAAGAAAACCGTCTTTTTGAACAATTATTTCATGGTTTAACTGTTGGGACAGGTCAAATGAAATTATGGTACCTGGATAAGGGGCTGAAAAAGCAACTTTTTTTTTCCCATATCCTCTATGCGTAAAATGGGTGATGAAGAGTGATTCTCCTGTTAAAAGCCTTGCCCCTGCGGATAATAGTTTTCCTAAAAATCCTTGGTCTGCATTAGAGCCATCTCCCATTTTTGTTTCGAATTGGATACCATCTTCCATAAAAAGCATAGTACCTGCTTCTGCTATTACTGTCTCCTGAGGGTCCAGTTCTATCTCTACAATCTGAATACCTTCTCCATATATTTTGTAGTCTATTTCATGTGATTTTCTCATTTTTTATTTTTTGATGTGTTTATATATTTATTTTTTATAATAATTTATTTATTGTATTGTTGTGTGTTCATTTACAAAATATTGTTCCCCTGCTTCTACTTTTAATTTTAAAATATTTTCTTTTGGTGGCATTGGGCATGTTGTATATGATGAAAAGGAGCAAGGTGGGTTATATGCTCTGTTGAAATCTATCCAAAATTCATCTTCTTTTATTTTTTCTGCATGTAAAAATCTTCCTCCACCGTAAGTACTTATGCCAGAAGTGCTATCTGAAAATACAATAAAAAAGATATCTCCGTCCATATAAGGTGTAAGGTTATAGTTTTTTCCGTCTTTTTGAAAAACAAAAATACCCGGACAATCCTGCTCATCAGAATATCCTAAAACGGTTTGAATATTTATTTTCTGAGGATGATTATCTTTTTGGAGTTTCGCTTTTATTTTCCAATTGGTATTGGTAGGAAAAGTAGGAAATGGTTTCAAAGAATCTATAAGTGGATTTTTCATATCCCAAAGACGTATTGCTAGTTTTTGATTTCTTGATATTACTTTCCAATACATATCTCCTTGTTTCATAAGTGTGGATGCATCTTCTGTATCTAAAAAAACATCTGATACTTCTGGTAAGGGTTGTTTATTTTTATCTTCTATAATTATATTTTTAGTATGAACCATGGATACACTTTTTCCGGTTACGAAAAATGTGCCTAAATGCTTCGGAAAACTTGGTGGGAAGACAATGTCGTTTGAAGAATCGCTTCCAAATGAATTTGCTCCTTCTTTTAACCAATAAAATCCTGCGATACTTAAATATCCGAATTCTTTTCGGAGATCTTCATATCTTTTTGTTTTCCAATCAAGGTGTTGTAATTCAAAATCTTTTTTTCTTTTTTTTTCTTCTTCTTTGTTATTACATCCGTACCATAATAGTACTAGTAGTAATGGTATAACTAATCGCATATATATTATTTTATCCGAATATTTTTATAAGTGTGTTTATGATTTTTTGAGTCCACGCTGTATAAGGTGGATAGAGTAATTTGAAAGTGGTAAATCCTATTCTTTGTTTCATATAAGATTTTTCATTTGAAAAGGCAAGGAATCCAAAGAATCCATGTGATTTTCCTATTCCACTATTATTTATTCCTCCAAAAGGCATTTGATGGTGAGAAAAATGTACTAAACATTCATTGACTACAAATGCACCTGATGAAGTATTGATACGTAGGTGATCTATTGCTTTTTGATTCTTTGAGAACATATAAATAGATAAAGGTTTTGGTTTTGCATTTATGATATGAATCGCTTCTTGTAAATTATTGTATACTACGATAGGAAGGATTGGTCCAAAAATTTCTTCTTCTGCTATAAGAGAATTTGGAGGCATTCCTTCTATTATGGTTGGTTTTATAATTCTTTTTTCGGGGTAGTACTCGTTTCCATATAGAAAAGTAGCGTTATGTTGCTGTACATTTTTTAATAAAGCTACCAATCTTAGAAATTGTTTTTGATTTACAATTCTTGTCATATCGGATGGGCTTGTAAAATTTGTTTTTTCTTTATCCCACATGGTTTCTATTTTTTTTATGAGGGAGGATATAAATTTTTCTTTTATGTTTTTATGAATAAGTATATAATCGGGAGCTATACAGGTTTGGCCTGAGTTTAAAAATTTCCCC
This genomic interval carries:
- the floA gene encoding flotillin-like protein FloA (flotillin-like protein involved in membrane lipid rafts), translated to MEALILLFACIIGFFTLIYFVPLNLWITAIFSNVRVSLLDLILMRIRKVPPSIIVNSLITATKAGILVLDSEGSTKRRPLKTTDLETHYLAGGNVPQIIRALISADKANINLTFKQATAIDLAGRDVFEAVQISVNPKVIDTPSVAAVAKDGIQLIAKARVTVRANISQLVGGAGEETVLARVGEGIVTSIGSAKSHKEVLENPDKISKLVLSRGLDAGTAFEILSIDIADVDVGANIGAKLQIDQATADLKIAEARAEERRAMAVALEQEMIAKAQEARAKVIEAESEVPLAIAESFRSGNLGIMDYYRMENMKSDTAMRDSISGKTNKVDKKKE
- a CDS encoding DUF349 domain-containing protein, with the protein product MKHKYGYTKDGKVFRHAFLHHEEIQIGIVKTTEEEAIQYFTKKYDVLSEKINIIEKKISEATNKGSYLLQLIHIKESIQKYKGLGDFIRVYEKIELLEKYLKEIISINKEKNKEAKEALIQELSTLIDHQNDIKHIQKNLKDIRERWIKKGDTFPYINAEYDRRFLSLLKAYYTQKKEYNATLSRTFYENKKKYKEIIEQIKHIQKKGKNKETIEQVKTFQRNWKTIGKVSIKDKQHLQKELQKVTDFFFIKDTQKQKNSTPNKTPSIHINKNIISNDLNRFDTKDNTDRIATKKTYFVNKKTISFPKIKEKLE
- a CDS encoding TIGR00266 family protein, which codes for MRKSHEIDYKIYGEGIQIVEIELDPQETVIAEAGTMLFMEDGIQFETKMGDGSNADQGFLGKLLSAGARLLTGESLFITHFTHRGYGKKKVAFSAPYPGTIISFDLSQQLNHEIIVQKDGFLCAALGTKLSMVFNKKIGSGLVGGEGFILQKLSGDGMAFVHAGGTVIEKKLNNEVLRIDTGCVVAFESSIDFDVQVAGGLQSMLFGGEGLFLATLKGTGKVWLQSIPIRKLIQALSPYGRNTGKE
- a CDS encoding DUF1684 domain-containing protein gives rise to the protein MRLVIPLLLVLLWYGCNNKEEEKKRKKDFELQHLDWKTKRYEDLRKEFGYLSIAGFYWLKEGANSFGSDSSNDIVFPPSFPKHLGTFFVTGKSVSMVHTKNIIIEDKNKQPLPEVSDVFLDTEDASTLMKQGDMYWKVISRNQKLAIRLWDMKNPLIDSLKPFPTFPTNTNWKIKAKLQKDNHPQKINIQTVLGYSDEQDCPGIFVFQKDGKNYNLTPYMDGDIFFIVFSDSTSGISTYGGGRFLHAEKIKEDEFWIDFNRAYNPPCSFSSYTTCPMPPKENILKLKVEAGEQYFVNEHTTIQ